Part of the Paenibacillus terrae HPL-003 genome is shown below.
GATGAGGACTAGCCCGATCAATACGATGTTGAAGAAGGATAATAATAAGTTCTTGGTGAAGAAAGATAAGCTACTCCACTTTTTCAAAATGTTCCACTCCCTGGTTGTAATTTTTGTATATGGTGTTGAACCGCTTATCCAATGAGATAATGTAGTCCCCCTTACAAACATAGTTATTAAGGAAATAGACCTCTTGAAGTTTTGTTAATAGGTCTTTAGTCCTTTTTTAGATAAGTATGTATCCCTATATATATGTCGTACGAAAAGCCCTTGAAATGAATACCTAGCTCAATAAAAATTTAATTTTTACCGGGTAATTCCTGTGTGTATTTCAGTATATTCCATTTTATACTTCAACTTGAAATTCGAATTCATTTCAGGCTTCAAGTAGGTATCCAATAGAAACCATCATACTTTATAATAGAATCAAATGCACTCGTAAATTTGGGACATTTTTCATATTTGGCGTTACAAATGCTTGATTTGCCGCGGTTTTTGCGGATTCCTTGCAAAATGAGTCAATATAACAACACGACATAGGGAGAGGGGTGAAGAGAATGGCCAGGCTTACGATTGTAAAGGTTAAAAGCGATCATGCAGATCTGCATGAATTGATTCAAAGGCTGGATGAAGATTTGCTGGAAAGGTATCCTGCTGATGAAATTTACTTGGTTGATTTTTCCAATCCAAAAATTAAAGAAATGATTTTCGCTGTTGTGTATTTGGATGCAAAACCGGTCGCTTGCGGTGGGCTTAGGCCTATAGATGCGGAAGAGATGGAGCTTAAACGATTTTATGTCGATTCTTCTTATCGCAGGCAAGGCATTGCCGTCAGTCTGTTAGCTTTTCTGGAAGATGAGGCCCGGAAACGAGGAACTGTAAGAATCAAGCTGGAGACAGGGGCTGCTCAACCTGAAGCCATTGCGCTTTATACGAAGCAGGGATATGAGCCTATTGAACGATTTGGTGAATATGAAGAGGATGAAAATAGTCTTTGTTATGGTAAGAAGCTGACAGTGTCTTTATAAAACGTTTTCATATAAAATGAATGATGATCCATACTAGCCTATACAGCGGGAGAGATGACAATGAATTTGAAGCAAAAAGCAGCTGAAAAAGCAGTTGAAGCCATTCAGGACGGCATGAAAGTAGGACTCGGCACAGGCTCGACAGCTTATTGGGCCATTCAAAAAATAGGTGAGCGTGTGGCGCAAGGCTTACATATACAGGCTGTAGCTACTTCCCAAGCGTCGGAGGATCAGGCCAGAGAACTGGGAATTCCCATCGTTCCATTTGATCAGATTGGACGACTCGACGTAACCATTGACGGAGCGGACGAGGTGAATGAGCAGCTTGTGCTGGTGAAGGGCGGAGGCGGAGCTTTACTGAGAGAGAAAATCGTGGAAAGCAACAGCAACCGGCTAATCATTATTGTGGATGAGTCCAAGGATGTGAAGGTGCTGGGTGCATTTCCATTACCAGTCGAAGTCGTACCTTTTGCCAGTGTATGGACGTTGGAGGCAATACAGCAGACAGGCTGCCAGGCTGAATGGCGCATGAAGGACGGTGAGCGTTTCCTTACGGATAACGGCAATTATATTGTCGATTGTCGTTACGGAACCATTGAGAACCCGCAAGAGCTGGAAATCCGATTGAATCAAATTCCGGGTGTGGTTGATAACGGACTGTTCATTAACATGGCGGACCAGGTTATCATCGCACGGGCCAATGGACAGATTGATGTTCGAAACAAGTGATGCCTAGCGTCCGTCTGCTTCGTACTGTGGCCTTCGTGGTATTCATTTTATATATGGGATTGCTATTATACTGGATGTTTCTTGGCTTTGGACGTACATTACGACCGGGTCCTCCATATTCGTATAATATGGTTCCGTTGGATAC
Proteins encoded:
- a CDS encoding GNAT family N-acetyltransferase — protein: MARLTIVKVKSDHADLHELIQRLDEDLLERYPADEIYLVDFSNPKIKEMIFAVVYLDAKPVACGGLRPIDAEEMELKRFYVDSSYRRQGIAVSLLAFLEDEARKRGTVRIKLETGAAQPEAIALYTKQGYEPIERFGEYEEDENSLCYGKKLTVSL
- the rpiA gene encoding ribose-5-phosphate isomerase RpiA; translated protein: MNLKQKAAEKAVEAIQDGMKVGLGTGSTAYWAIQKIGERVAQGLHIQAVATSQASEDQARELGIPIVPFDQIGRLDVTIDGADEVNEQLVLVKGGGGALLREKIVESNSNRLIIIVDESKDVKVLGAFPLPVEVVPFASVWTLEAIQQTGCQAEWRMKDGERFLTDNGNYIVDCRYGTIENPQELEIRLNQIPGVVDNGLFINMADQVIIARANGQIDVRNK